A DNA window from Daucus carota subsp. sativus chromosome 3, DH1 v3.0, whole genome shotgun sequence contains the following coding sequences:
- the LOC108210829 gene encoding uncharacterized protein LOC108210829, whose product MDSEIGSLEEARLESLIKELRVEYGILDKLVYKNKNQHRRSSYFQYLLKVRRDLRLLLQSDNLETTLNSSFLVVHGKRPKQKVQLLESLKRRKCDGKHTFLDQLLASARLLSQIIEPMVKAAMEISALIARSFFMGFSLTVMALLARLRVLVQQILLDVVSVFNAVSSLSRKEQSVKLTQDGLEVYRDLYPAIEQSVYLDCVWKTDKFVLFESINVPVNKNQDANLLDVYPGESAVQYQRTETLLGDTDEPVKVDLSFTCEHETSDIKANSLCLLEGYTDRTYEGKIAGDATETQCSVGAAEMCSKKRLSDSAFLKDKPESRNKVAFVSVKMPIPLAPGAVVPVEDVERCRGSRENSTFCLIADRNLKGSLL is encoded by the exons ATGGATTCAGAAATCGGAAGCCTGGAGGAGGCGAGATTAGAGTCACTGATAAAAGAGCTGAGGGTTGAATATGGCATTCTTGATAAATTGGTTTACAAAAACAAGAATCAGCATCGCCGCTCCTCTTATTTCCAATATCTTCTCAAG GTAAGAAGGGATTTGAGGCTTTTGCTTCAATCAGACAACCTGGAAACTACACTGAACTCTTCTTTTCTAGTCGTCCATGGCAAAAGACCCAAGCAAAAAGTGCAACTTCTTGAAAG TTTAAAGAGAAGAAAATGTGATGGAAAACATACTTTTCTAGATCAACTTTTAGCAAGCGCTCGATTACTATCACAG ATTATTGAGCCGATGGTGAAGGCAGCTAT GGAGATATCTGCTTTGATTGCTCGATCATTTTTCATGGGATTTTCACTAACAGTCATGGCTTTGCTCGCTCGCCTTCGAGTTTTAGTTCAGCAA ATATTGCTCGATGTTGTTTCAGTATTTAACGCAGTTTCTTCTCTCTCGAGGAAGGAACAGTCGGTGAAACTAACTCAAGATGGACTTGAG GTTTATAGGGATCTTTACCCTGCAATTGAGCAATCTGTTTACTTGGATTGTGTTTGGAAGACAGATAAGTTTGTGTTATTTGAGAGTATCAATGTACCTGTGAACAAAAATCAAGATGCGAACCTGTTAGATGTTTATCCAGGGGAATCTGCAGTTCAGTATCAACGTACTGAGACTTTGCTAGGAGATACAG ATGAACCGGTAAAAGTTGATCTAAGCTTCACTTGTGAACATGAAACTTCTGACATCAAGGCAAATAGTCTATGTCTTCTGGAAGGTTATACTGATAGGACCTATGAAGGTAAGATAGCTGGGGATGCTACTGAAACACAATGTTCTGTAGGCGCCGCAGAGATGTGTAGCAAAAAACGATTGTCAGACAGTGCCTTTCTTAAAGATAAACCTGAATCAAGGAATAAAGTGGCTTTTGTATCTGTAAAGATGCCTATACCATTGGCACCAGGTGCAGTCGTCCCTGTCGAAGATGTTGAGAGATGTAGAGGTAGCAGAGAAAATTCAACTTTCTGTTTAATTGCTGATAGAAATTTGAAGGGAAGTCTGTTGTAA
- the LOC108211512 gene encoding protein LHCP TRANSLOCATION DEFECT, whose product MVMGSCSVGGNVVLQLNQHSYAKRQVFRSSSSSSSFVIKSKFVGTIDKRLGWLSLSKIGLLSTTSASASGATCWFKFGKNGVDAEQAGIYGSQSRNDFDRDDVEQYFNYMGMLAVEGTYDKMEALLNQKIHPVDILLILAATEGDKPKIEELLRAGADYTVKDVDGRTALDRASTDEIKDFILGYSVPKA is encoded by the exons ATGGTGATGGGCAGCTGCTCAGTGGGAGGAAATGTTGTACTCCAACTTAATCAACATTCATATGCTAAACGTCAAGTGTTtcgcagcagcagcagcagcagcagctttGTAATTAAATCAAAGTTTGTGGGTACTATTGACAAGAGGTTGGGGTGGTTGAGCCTTTCTAAAATTGGTCTTCTCTCAACTACAAGTGCTTCGGCTTCTGGAGCCACCTGCTGGTTTAAGTTCGGCAAAAATGGTGTTGATGCTGAGCAAGCTGGTATCTACGGTAGCCAATCTCGTAATGATTTCGACCGTGATGACGTTGAACAG TACTTTAACTACATGGGAATGCTTGCCGTTGAGGGTACATATGATAAGATGGAGGCTCTTCTAAATCAAAAAATCCACCCGGTGGACATTTTGCTGATACTTGCTGCCACAGAAGGTGACAAGCCAAAAATTGAAGAGTTGCTTAGGGCTGGAGCTGATTACACTGTCAAAGATGTTGATGGACGAACTGCTCTAGACAGGGCTTCAACCGATGAAATTAAGGACTTCATACTTGGATATTCAGTTCCAAAGGCATGA